A genomic region of Carassius carassius chromosome 13, fCarCar2.1, whole genome shotgun sequence contains the following coding sequences:
- the LOC132155514 gene encoding CLK4-associating serine/arginine rich protein-like has product MWQEARKHERKLRGMMVDYKRRGERRRQYYEKIKKDPAQFLQVHGQAYKIHLDSAVALAAESPLNMMPWQGDTSNMIDRFDVRAHLDYIPTCTPPLLNTTLLKKGTFLKELPLWKMLPHMLHYNSGAIPVATPIELYQMTECRQEMKEAKHVTAAHQWDQ; this is encoded by the exons ATGTggcaggaggcccgcaaacatgAGCGCAAACTGCGCGGGATGATGGTGGACTACAAGCGGCGTGGGGAGAGACGCAGACAGTACTATGAGAAAATC AAAAAGGATCCAGCCCAGTTCCTGCAGGTTCATGGCCAGGCATACAAAATCCATCTGGATTCAGCTGTAGCCCTGGCAGCTGAGAGTCCCCTCAACAT GATGCCTTGGCAGGGAGATACCAGCAACATGATTGATAGGTTTGATGTCAGGGCACACCTGGACTACATCCCCACCTGTACACCACCTCTCCTGAACACTAC TCTGCTTAAAAAAGGCACCTTCCTTAAGGAGCTTCCACTCTGGAAAATGCTCCCACACATGCTGCACTACAACTCTGGAGCTATTCCTGTGGCCACCCCCATAGAACTGTACCAAATGACCGAGTGTCGGCAAGAAATGAAAGAGGCAAAACATGTCACTGCGGCGCACCAATGGGATCAATGA